In one window of Mycteria americana isolate JAX WOST 10 ecotype Jacksonville Zoo and Gardens chromosome 24, USCA_MyAme_1.0, whole genome shotgun sequence DNA:
- the GNA11 gene encoding guanine nucleotide-binding protein subunit alpha-11 gives MTLESMMACCLSDEVKESKRINAEIEKQLRRDKRDARRELKLLLLGTGESGKSTFIKQMRIIHGSGYSEEDKKGFTKLVYQNIFTAMQSMIRAMETLKILYKYEQNKANAVLIREVDVEKVMTFEQPYVSAIKTLWNDPGIQECYDRRREYQLSDSAKYYLSDVDRIATPGYLPTQQDVLRVRVPTTGIIEYPFDLENIIFRMVDVGGQRSERRKWIHCFENVTSIMFLVALSEYDQVLVESDNENRMEESKALFRTIITYPWFQNSSVILFLNKKDLLEDKILYSHLVDYFPEFDGPQRDAQAAREFILKMFVDLNPDSDKIIYSHFTCATDTENIRFVFAAVKDTILQLNLKEYNLV, from the exons ATGACTCTGGAGTCCATGATGGCCTGTTGCCTGAGCGACGAGGTGAAGGAGTCGAAGCGCATCAACGCCGAGATCGAGAAGCAGCTGCGGAGGGACAAGCGCGACGCCCGCCGcgagctgaagctgctgctgctgg gCACTGGGGAGAGTGGAAAAAGCACGTTCATTAAGCAAATGCGTATAATTCATGGCTCAGGCTACTCTGAAGAGGACAAAAAAGGCTTCACCAAGCTGGTGTACCAAAACATCTTCACTGCCATGCAGTCTATGATCAGGGCCATGGAAACCCTGAAGATTCTGTACAAATATGAACAGAACAAG GCCAATGCAGTGCTGATCCGGGAAGTGGATGTAGAAAAGGTCATGACATTTGAGCAGCCATATGTAAGTGCAATTAAAACATTGTGGAACGACCCTGGAATACAAGAGTGTTATGACAGGAGAAGAGAATATCAGCTTTCCGACTCAGCTAAGTA CTATCTTAGCGACGTGGATCGTATTGCTACCCCAGGATATCTACCAACTCAGCAAGATGTGCTACGGGTTAGAGTTCCTACAACCGGTATCATAGAGTACCCCTTTGACCTAGAGAATATTATCTTCAG AATGGTGGATGTTGGAGGTCAAAGATCAGAACGAAGGAAGTGGATCCATTGCTTTGAAAATGTGACTTCCATCATGTTTTTAGTAGCACTTAGTGAATATGACCAAGTTCTGGTGGAATCTGATAATGAG aaccGGATGGAAGAGAGTAAAGCTCTCTTTCGAACCATTATCACTTATCCATGGTTCCAAAACTCTTCTGTTATCCTCTTTCTCAACAAGAAAGATCTGTTGGAAGACAAGATCCTATATTCCCACCTTGTTGACTATTTCCCAGAGTTTGATG GCCCACAGAGGGATGCACAGGCAGCCCGTGAGTTCATTCTCAAGATGTTTGTGGATTTAAATCCAGACAGCGATAAAATCATCTATTCTCACTTCACATGTgccacagacacagaaaacatcCGTTTCGTCTTTGCAGCTGTCAAGGACACCATCCTACAGCTCAACCTGAAGGAGTACAACCTGGTTTGA
- the LOC142420441 gene encoding granzyme E-like — MMKHLQKLLLSLLLVTCPPAKANYSWNWMEGGGEAKTHSTPYVAYLQGKNNQFCGGFLVAPNWVMTAAQCFVHKPLTVILGAHTIQRREESWQTFEVQEYHCHPDFMSPKKGNDILLLKLKGNATSNSYVRTISFEKSKVPGGTTCSIAGWGYKTPAATLREATVTIIKQRDCLSHYPGLADNLICGLSGSAGVPEKGDAGDPLVCNNKAYGIFSYRHNNWPGFYTHIAPYLHWVNSVMKSA; from the exons ATGATGAAGCACCTGCAGAAACTCCTGCTCTCTCTCCTGCTGGTGACATGCCCCCCGGCCAAAGCCA ATTATTCCTGGAATtggatggagggaggaggtgaAGCCAAGACCCACTCCACACCCTATGTGGCCTATCTGCAAGGAAAGAACAACCAATTCTGTGGAGGCTTCCTAGTGGCCCCAAACTGGGTGATGACAGCGGCTCAGTGCTTCGT ACACAAACCTCTGACTGTCATCCTTGGAGCCCACACAAtccagaggagagaggaaagttGGCAAACATTTGAAGTCCAAGAGTATCACTGCCACCCAGACTTTATGAGTCCTAAGAAGGGAAATGACATCCTCTTGCTGAAG CTGAAAGGCAATGCCACCAGCAACAGCTATGTTAGGaccatttcctttgaaaaatcaaAAGTCCCTGGTGGGACTACATGCAGCATAGCTGGCTGGGGCTACAAAACACCCGCTGCCACGTTACGCGAAGCTACTGTCACCATCATCAAACAAAGGGACTGCCTCAGTCACTACCCTGGACTTGCTGACAACTTGATTTGTGGCCTCAGTGGATCTGCTGGGGTACCTGAAAAG GGCGATGCAGGGGATCCACTCGTCTGCAACAACAAAGCCTACGGCATCTTCTCCTATAGGCATAACAATTGGCCTGGTTTCTACACACACATTGCTCCTTACCTTCACTGGGTCAACAGCGTCATGAAGTCAGCATGA